The following are encoded in a window of Bdellovibrionales bacterium genomic DNA:
- a CDS encoding lytic polysaccharide monooxygenase encodes MKMIILSLLLVSSVAGAHSRLKPSTGINTRSTDPGVKTGPCGGYAKVTPAVLTSGQTLTVTWEETIHHPGRFEFYFSPAGEANFQLLKTVENTQNDNNVPHQYSTTVTLPNVTCDGCTFQMIQVMTENPAAPTNYYSCADMQLKAAGTATPAPTATPVACP; translated from the coding sequence ATGAAAATGATCATTCTGTCTTTGCTGTTGGTGAGCTCTGTGGCTGGTGCGCACTCTCGTTTGAAACCTTCCACTGGAATTAACACCCGCTCCACTGATCCTGGCGTGAAAACCGGTCCGTGCGGCGGTTATGCGAAAGTCACTCCCGCGGTTTTGACCAGCGGTCAAACTTTGACTGTGACTTGGGAAGAGACCATTCACCACCCTGGCCGCTTCGAGTTTTATTTCTCTCCCGCGGGCGAAGCAAACTTCCAATTGCTAAAGACTGTGGAAAATACTCAGAATGACAACAATGTGCCTCACCAATACAGCACAACAGTGACACTCCCAAATGTCACTTGTGATGGCTGTACATTTCAAATGATTCAAGTGATGACAGAAAATCCGGCGGCCCCAACGAATTACTATTCGTGCGCGGATATGCAGCTGAAAGCCGCAGGCACGGCGACACCGGCGCCAACAGCCACTCCTGTTGCGTGCCCTTAG
- a CDS encoding EcsC family protein, which yields MDNLSRREIEFIESAAKFLEHPSFMIRAANAVGKPLELAQKALPQKVQEKISEAVQKSLHKTLDISISTLPPVEREELPRRPLTQGKGHAAAAAVTGALGGFFGPLALAVELPVTTGIMFRSIANIARSFGEDLNDPDVRMECLQIFAMGSQQSSADDAMKSAYISQRIAFNSFIKSTSEKGAAALLTRLVASVASKYEVVVAEKFVIESLPFLGAAGGAVINTAFTNYFNETAYYHFGLRYLERKYGIENVQKIYLEKIR from the coding sequence ATGGATAATCTGTCCCGTCGCGAAATCGAGTTTATTGAATCTGCCGCAAAATTTTTGGAGCACCCGAGCTTCATGATCCGAGCAGCAAATGCTGTGGGAAAACCTTTAGAACTCGCACAAAAAGCGCTGCCACAAAAAGTTCAAGAGAAGATCTCTGAAGCCGTTCAGAAATCTCTGCATAAAACTTTAGATATTTCCATTTCAACTCTTCCCCCTGTCGAACGTGAAGAGCTGCCACGCCGGCCACTCACCCAAGGAAAAGGTCATGCGGCGGCGGCCGCAGTCACCGGTGCCCTGGGCGGTTTTTTTGGACCGCTGGCCCTTGCGGTGGAACTCCCGGTGACAACAGGAATTATGTTTCGCTCGATTGCTAACATTGCCCGGAGCTTCGGTGAAGATTTGAATGATCCCGATGTGCGCATGGAGTGCCTGCAGATTTTTGCAATGGGATCACAACAAAGCTCCGCCGACGATGCGATGAAGTCCGCATATATTTCACAGCGAATCGCCTTTAACTCTTTTATCAAAAGCACTTCTGAAAAAGGGGCCGCCGCTCTGCTGACCCGTCTTGTTGCGAGTGTCGCTTCAAAGTATGAAGTCGTCGTTGCCGAAAAGTTCGTGATTGAGTCTTTGCCGTTTCTCGGTGCCGCAGGAGGCGCCGTCATTAACACGGCCTTTACCAATTATTTCAACGAAACAGCCTACTATCATTTTGGGCTTCGCTATCTCGAAAGAAAGTACGGAATTGAAAATGTGCAAAAGATCTATTTAGAGAAAATTCGTTGA